ATCATCAACTCCACCGCGCTCACCACCTTGTGCTCCAGACCAGCACCGCGATCGTCACAGCCATGATATAGCCGACATAAAGCTGCACGCTCCCGGTCTGAAGGCGTTTCATGAAATGCGCCAGCGCCACCGTGCCCCGGCTCGCAGGCCTGTATATCAGTTCGGTGAAAACATACGTAATCTTTACATGGAAAACCATCCGACGGCCAAAATAACGGTGTCCGTCCTCAGTCACCACATCCGGCTTAGGCAGCAGAATCGCCCGGAACGCCCGGCGGATCGGGTCGGAAAACCCTGTCGCCGTATACTCCATCCGCGCATTCGGCACAATCCCGCACGTCCAGGTCTCCCCCTCCGTCCGTCCCGCCCGGCCGTACAGGCGGTACCCCGCCGCGGCCACAGCCGCCCCGGCCAGCAGCAGCGCCACCAGCGCCGCCGGCGACATCGTCCCCGTCGTCGCCGCAGCCTTAAAGCCCACCGCATACCAGTCGCCCGCCGCCAGCGTCGCCGCCGGCGCCTCGCCGAGGAACGGGGCCACCGTCCGTGTCAGCAGGCCCAGCAGCGGCGCCGGCAGCACCCCCAGCACCAGGCACAGCGCCGCCAAAAAGCCCATCGGCGCCAGCATCAGGCCGGAAGCCTCCTTCGCCGCCGCCGCATGCTCACTGCGAGGCTTGGCGAGAAAAATCATCGCAAACACCTTCACGAAACAGGCCGCCGCCAGCGCGCCCGTCAGCCCCAGTAAGCTCACCAGCACCGCGGCCATCAGCTTGCCGGTCAGTCCCGCCAGCGCCGCCGGCAGCGCGAACAGCGCCTGGAACGTCAGCCACTCGCTCGCGAACCCGTTCAGGGGCGGCAAACCGGAAATCGCCACCGCGCCGGCCAGGAAAAAGGCGGCCGTATAAGGCATAAAGCGGATCAACCCGCCGAGATGCTCGATATCGCGGGTATGGGTAGTCTGCAGCACCGCCCCCGCGCCCATGAACAGCAGCGACTTGAAAATCGCGTGATTGAGCACATGGAAAAGCGCCGCCGCCCACGCCAGCCCGGCCAGGCCCGGCAGCCCCGCGCTCGCGAACACCAGTCCGCCGCCCATCCCCAGCATAATAATGCCGATATTCTCCACACTGTGATAAGCCAATAGGCGCTTCACATCATGCTGCATCAGCGCGTACAGCACCCCCAGCACCGACGACAGCGCCGCCGCGGCCAGCACCGCCGCCCCCCACCACACCGGCCCCGTGCCGAGAAACTCCAGATAAAAACGGGCCATCCCGTAAATCGCCGTCTTGATCATCACCCCCGACATCACCGCCGACACATGGGTCGGCGCCGCCGGGTGAGCCTCAGGCAGCCACACATGCAGGGGGATAATCCCCGCCTTCGTGCCGAAGCCAATCAGCGCGCACAGAAACGCCGCATCGCGCAGCCAGCCCGCAGGCGCCTTCAGATCGGCGAACGCCATGCTGCCCGAAGGCGGCACCAGCAGCAGGAAAGCCGCCATAATAAACGCCGTGCCGATATGGGTCATCACGAAATAAACATAAGCCGCCCGGCTGCTCGACGCCTTCTCCCGCTCGTGGGCCACCAGCAGAAACGACGCCACCGTCATCAGCTCCCAGGCAACGATAAACGCAACCACATGGCTGACCGTCACCACCACCAGCATCGACAGCAGAAAAGCGGCGTACAGCGCCGCCATCGACCCGAGCCGCCGGCCGTAGTACTCGCGGCTGTACGCCACCGCGTACACGCTCGCCGCCGCCCCCACCGCGCCGATAACACCCAGGAAAAAAGCGGACAGGTAATCCGCCCGCACCGCCACCGGTCCGAACAGCGTTCCTCCCGACAGGCTGAATCCCTGCGGCCCGGCAGAAAAAACGAAAGCCGCCCCCGCCAGGGCGAGCAGAGAACCGATCGCCGACAAACCGTGGGCCAGCCAGTTGGCAACCGCCGGCCGCGTCCGCAAAGCGAGCGCACTAGCCATCGCCAGAGCGAAAGCTGATGCCATCGCCGTGTACAAATAAAAGAAATCCATTGTCTTTACCCACCTAATAAATAAATACCGGCCTCGACCAGACTGGCATAGTCTTGACCGGACTACCCAAAAGAGTGCCGTGACACGCGCCGGCTGCCCGGCAAACGCGGCCATCGCCCAAATTGCCTTGATGGCGTTAAGATAATTCGACATCAAAAGCCAAAATCCTGTCGTTTCCCGTCGCCTTTTTATGGTAAAATATTGCCCGCCCCGCTTCGCCCCAAAAAATTTGACGTAACCGCCGTTGAGAGGTAAAATATTCTACAATACAAAAACACAACAATATAAATGAAATACAGCACAAGGGGGATCACCTGATGACGAGAGCCTACAACTTCAACGCCGGTCCGTCGGCCCTGCCCCTGCCCGTACTCCAGAAAGCCCAGGCCGAGCTGGTCGACTTCCGCGGCGCCGGCATGTCCATAATGGAAATGAGTCACCGTGGCAAGGAATACGAAGCCGTCCACAACGAGGCCGTCGGCCTCCTCAAAGAACTCATGGCCATCCCCGCCGATTACGACGTCCTCTTCCTTCAGGGCGGCGCCAGCCTCCAGTTCGCCATGGTGCCGATGAACTTCCTCCCCCCCGGCCGCAAAGCCGGCTACATCCTCACCGGCGCCTGGGCCGAAAAAGCCTACGCCGAAGCCAAACAGTTCGGCGAAGTCTTCGAAGTCGCCAGCACCAAAAGCGACAACTACCGCCGCATCCCCGCCATCGGCGACCTCAGATACCCCCCTGACAGCGCCTACATCCACCTCACCTCCAACAACACCATCTTCGGCACCGAATGGCACTCCTTCCCCGACACCGGCGCCGTGCCCCTCATCGCCGACATGTCCAGCGACATCCTCGCCCGGCCGGTCGACGTCAGCAAATTCGCTCTCATCTACGCCGGCGCCCAGAAAAACCTCGGCCCGGCCGGCGTCACCGTCGTCATCGTCCGGCGCGGCCTCCTCGAACGGGCCAACACCGCCGTTCCCACCATGCTGCGCTACGCCACCCACGCTAAAGACAACTCCCTCTACAACACCCCGCCCACCTTCGGCATCTACCTCGTCGGCCTCGTCCTCGCCTGGGTCAAAGAACAGGGCGGCGTCGCCGCCATCCACAAGCGCAACACCGACAAAGCCGGCCTCATCTACGACGCCATCGACAACAGCGGCGGCTTCTACCGCGGCCACGCCCAGCCCGACAGCCGCTCGCTCATGAACATCACCTTCCGCCTCGGCAGCGAAGAACTCGAGAAGAAATTCCTCGACGAAGCCAAAAAAGCAGGCTTCACCGGCCT
The nucleotide sequence above comes from Sporomusaceae bacterium. Encoded proteins:
- a CDS encoding proton-conducting transporter membrane subunit codes for the protein MDFFYLYTAMASAFALAMASALALRTRPAVANWLAHGLSAIGSLLALAGAAFVFSAGPQGFSLSGGTLFGPVAVRADYLSAFFLGVIGAVGAAASVYAVAYSREYYGRRLGSMAALYAAFLLSMLVVVTVSHVVAFIVAWELMTVASFLLVAHEREKASSSRAAYVYFVMTHIGTAFIMAAFLLLVPPSGSMAFADLKAPAGWLRDAAFLCALIGFGTKAGIIPLHVWLPEAHPAAPTHVSAVMSGVMIKTAIYGMARFYLEFLGTGPVWWGAAVLAAAALSSVLGVLYALMQHDVKRLLAYHSVENIGIIMLGMGGGLVFASAGLPGLAGLAWAAALFHVLNHAIFKSLLFMGAGAVLQTTHTRDIEHLGGLIRFMPYTAAFFLAGAVAISGLPPLNGFASEWLTFQALFALPAALAGLTGKLMAAVLVSLLGLTGALAAACFVKVFAMIFLAKPRSEHAAAAKEASGLMLAPMGFLAALCLVLGVLPAPLLGLLTRTVAPFLGEAPAATLAAGDWYAVGFKAAATTGTMSPAALVALLLAGAAVAAAGYRLYGRAGRTEGETWTCGIVPNARMEYTATGFSDPIRRAFRAILLPKPDVVTEDGHRYFGRRMVFHVKITYVFTELIYRPASRGTVALAHFMKRLQTGSVQLYVGYIMAVTIAVLVWSTRW
- the serC gene encoding 3-phosphoserine/phosphohydroxythreonine transaminase yields the protein MMTRAYNFNAGPSALPLPVLQKAQAELVDFRGAGMSIMEMSHRGKEYEAVHNEAVGLLKELMAIPADYDVLFLQGGASLQFAMVPMNFLPPGRKAGYILTGAWAEKAYAEAKQFGEVFEVASTKSDNYRRIPAIGDLRYPPDSAYIHLTSNNTIFGTEWHSFPDTGAVPLIADMSSDILARPVDVSKFALIYAGAQKNLGPAGVTVVIVRRGLLERANTAVPTMLRYATHAKDNSLYNTPPTFGIYLVGLVLAWVKEQGGVAAIHKRNTDKAGLIYDAIDNSGGFYRGHAQPDSRSLMNITFRLGSEELEKKFLDEAKKAGFTGLAGHRSVGGCRASAYNAVPIEACRALSQFMIDFQKNNG